A genome region from bacterium includes the following:
- the tpx gene encoding thiol peroxidase — MATITLKGTAIQTVGSLPKVGTKAPAFNLTGGDLADVGLPQFAGKKKVLNIVPSLDTSVCALSAQRFNQEVAAMTDTVVINISADLPFAQKRFCESLGLKNIINLSTMRSATFGRDYGVVITTGPLAGLMSRAVLILDKLDQVVYAEQVPEIAQEPNYEAALSAVKKAG; from the coding sequence ATGGCTACGATTACATTGAAGGGGACGGCAATACAGACAGTGGGTTCTTTGCCCAAGGTCGGCACCAAGGCGCCGGCATTCAATTTAACCGGGGGCGATCTGGCTGATGTCGGACTGCCGCAGTTTGCCGGCAAAAAGAAAGTCCTGAACATTGTGCCCAGCTTGGATACATCGGTGTGTGCCCTGTCGGCGCAACGGTTCAATCAGGAAGTGGCGGCCATGACCGATACGGTGGTCATCAATATCTCGGCTGATCTGCCTTTTGCCCAGAAACGATTTTGCGAGAGCCTGGGTCTCAAGAATATCATCAATCTCTCCACCATGCGCTCTGCCACGTTTGGCAGAGACTACGGGGTGGTCATCACCACCGGACCGCTGGCCGGATTGATGAGCCGGGCGGTGCTGATTCTGGACAAGTTGGATCAGGTCGTCTATGCCGAACAAGTTCCTGAAATCGCCCAGGAGCCGAACTATGAAGCGGCATTATCAGCGGTAAAAAAAGCCGGCTGA
- a CDS encoding lactonase family protein translates to MMATYLLGIQALAEPALDVYFGTYTKPPLSEGIYHATLDLKTGTLSPATLACPAKDPTFLEIHPDHQFIYAVTERNPGAVSAFAIDPATKKLTLLNTSPTGGKGPCHVCISSDGNTLLVANYGGGSVASIPINKNGTLAEPASIIQHAGSSINPKRQNEPHVHSVNLSPDNRFAYVADLGLDKIMIHRRDAKTSRLLPNEPAEIKIKPGAGPRHLSFGPGGKFAYLINELDNTIIAFAYEPKTGGLSEIQTISSLPEGYTGETTCAEVRVHPGGKFLYGSNRGHDSIVIYKINPDTGRLTLLGFQNSGIKNPRNFNIDPTGQYCVVANQDANTVIVFRINPESGMLAPTGQAITIGAPVCVRFMP, encoded by the coding sequence ATGATGGCAACCTATCTGCTCGGAATACAGGCGCTGGCCGAGCCAGCTCTCGATGTCTACTTCGGAACCTATACCAAACCCCCTCTTTCCGAAGGGATTTATCACGCCACACTTGATCTGAAAACCGGGACGCTTTCCCCTGCGACTCTCGCCTGCCCGGCAAAGGATCCGACCTTTCTTGAGATCCACCCCGACCATCAATTCATCTATGCGGTGACGGAACGTAATCCCGGCGCCGTGAGCGCTTTCGCCATCGATCCGGCAACCAAAAAACTCACTCTGCTGAACACGTCCCCCACCGGAGGGAAAGGGCCGTGCCATGTGTGTATTTCCAGCGACGGGAATACCCTGCTCGTCGCCAATTATGGCGGCGGAAGCGTGGCCTCCATTCCCATCAATAAAAATGGCACTCTGGCTGAACCGGCAAGCATCATTCAGCATGCCGGCTCAAGCATCAATCCCAAGCGCCAGAATGAGCCGCACGTTCATAGCGTCAATCTCAGCCCGGACAACCGCTTTGCGTATGTGGCCGATCTCGGGCTCGATAAAATCATGATTCACCGGCGCGACGCCAAAACGAGCCGGCTTCTCCCGAACGAACCGGCGGAGATAAAAATCAAACCCGGAGCGGGCCCACGACACCTCTCGTTTGGCCCCGGCGGCAAATTCGCCTATCTTATCAATGAACTTGATAACACCATTATTGCCTTTGCTTATGAACCGAAAACCGGGGGGCTTTCGGAAATTCAAACGATCTCCTCCCTGCCGGAAGGATATACGGGCGAAACCACTTGCGCCGAAGTGCGTGTCCATCCCGGCGGAAAATTCCTCTACGGCTCCAATCGCGGCCACGATTCCATCGTCATCTATAAAATCAATCCCGACACAGGGCGGCTGACCCTGTTGGGCTTCCAGAATTCAGGGATTAAGAATCCGCGGAATTTCAACATCGACCCGACGGGTCAATATTGCGTGGTCGCCAACCAGGACGCCAACACGGTCATTGTTTTTCGCATCAACCCGGAATCAGGAATGCTGGCACCCACGGGACAGGCCATCACTATCGGGGCCCCCGTCTGTGTCCGGTTCATGCCCTGA